From the Carettochelys insculpta isolate YL-2023 chromosome 27, ASM3395843v1, whole genome shotgun sequence genome, one window contains:
- the PLK5 gene encoding inactive serine/threonine-protein kinase PLK5 isoform X5: MGRMEQPTSRRAQGPSLSYFVEDPGTGTLYRRGQLLGKGAFGRCYKFTDTSTGKVYAVKVVSLSRVARLDGRGKVEREIELHRHLCHPHVVGFHRHFADQDNIYMILEYCSCKSLAHVLKARKRLTEPEVRYYLRQIIAGLRYLHQRGIIHRDLKLSNFFLTKNMQVKVGDLGLATREERAGRRRGVVCGTPNYLAPEVIAKKGHCFQSDVWALGCIMYTALTGCSPFELTHKQEMYQCIREGRYPVPPILSPSARELIGRLLAPSPAERPSLDEVLQHEFFTQGFTPDKLPSRACHSVPIFTLPNPLSKLLQKAAKVLFRGSPCQEPRAESPVSGQERVSPSRQAGNWPAVEQSSEVGGDAHPSSAPTPPLSPSSCQAERGSAQDAPLPQAPSPSSVHLLMSRALRPSRSGASGWSVVSAVESVTRVLSRCLENMPLGASATARQPERPCPSPRARCPPPWPRSWAPCTSSLSTCSRSCWRGRMSQGVPAAPPMPPVSCAAPSRTGRC, from the exons ATGGGGAGGATGGAGCAGCCCACCAGCAGGagggcccaggggcccagcctgAGCTACTTTGTGGAGGATCCTGGGACGGGGACGCTGTACCGCAGGGGCCAGCTCTTGGGCAAG GGAGCTTTTGGCCGGTGCTACAAGTTCACAGACACCTCCACCGGCAAAGTCTACGCAGTCAAGGTCGTCTCACTGTCCCGCGTCGCCCGGCTGGATGGCAGGGGCAAG GTCGAGAGGGAAATCGAGCTGCACCGCCACCTGTGCCACCCCCATGTGGTGGGCTTCCACCGGCACTTTGCTGACCAGGACAATATCTACATGATCTTGGAGTACTGCAGCTGCAAG TCCCTTGCCCATGTCCTGAAGGCCAGGAAACGTCTGACGGAGCCGGAGGTGCGATACTACCTGCGGCAGATCATTGCGGGGCTGCGCTACCTCCACCAGCGAGGCATCATCCACCGAGACCTCAAGCTGA GTAACTTCTTCCTCACGAAGAACATGCAGGTGAAGGTCGGGGATCTGGGGCTGGCGACGAGGGAGGAGCGGGCTGGCCGGAGACGGGG CGTGGTGTGTGGGACGCCCAACTACCTGGCCCCCGAGGTGATCGCCAAGAAGGGGCACTGCTTCCAGTCTGACGTCTGGGCCCTGGGCTGCATCAT GTACACAGCGCTGACAGGCTGCTCCCCCTTCGAGCTGACCCACAAGCAGGAGATGTACCAGTGCATCCGGGAGGGCCGGTACCCCGTCCCCCCCATTCTCTCGCCCAGCGCCAGGGAACTGATCGGCCGCCTgctggcacccagccctgccgAGCGGCCCAGCCTGGACGAGGTGCTGCAGCATGAATTCTTCACCCAG GGCTTCACTCCGGACAAGCTGCCGTCCCGCGCCTGCCACTCGGTGCCCATCTTCACCCTGCCCAACCCACTCAGCAAGCTCCTGCAGAAGGCGGCCAAGGTGCTGTTCAGGGGGTCGCCGTGCCAGGAGCCGCGGGCAG AGAGCCCAGTGTCTGGCCAGGAGCGAGTGAGCCCATCCCGGCAGGCTGGGAACTGGCCCGCTGTGGAGCAGAGCAGCGAGGTAGGAGGGGACgcacaccccagctctgcccccacgcCTCCGCTCTCCCCATCTTCCTGCCAGGCAGAGAGAGGCAGTGCCCAGGacgcacccctgccccaggctcccagcccgtCCTCCGTCCACCTGCTCATGAGCAGAGCTCTCCGGCCCAGCCGCTCTGGTGCCAGCG GCTGGAGTGTGGTGAGTGCGGTGGAGTCGGTCACCAGGGTGCTGAGCCGCTGCCTGGAGAACATGCCCTTGG gcGCATCTGCTACTGCCCGGCAGCCGGAGAGGCCATGTccttcccccagggccaggtgcccgCCGCCCTGGCCCCGAAGCTGGGCACCCTGCACTTCTTCGCTCAGTacatgcagcagaagctgctggag gggcaggatgaGCCAGGGGGTCCCAGCAGCCCCCCCGATGccccctgtctcctgtgctgcgCCAAGTCGGACCGGGCGCTGCTGA
- the PLK5 gene encoding inactive serine/threonine-protein kinase PLK5 isoform X6, which translates to MGRMEQPTSRRAQGPSLSYFVEDPGTGTLYRRGQLLGKGAFGRCYKFTDTSTGKVYAVKVVSLSRVARLDGRGKVEREIELHRHLCHPHVVGFHRHFADQDNIYMILEYCSCKSLAHVLKARKRLTEPEVRYYLRQIIAGLRYLHQRGIIHRDLKLSNFFLTKNMQVKVGDLGLATREERAGRRRGVVCGTPNYLAPEVIAKKGHCFQSDVWALGCIMYTALTGCSPFELTHKQEMYQCIREGRYPVPPILSPSARELIGRLLAPSPAERPSLDEVLQHEFFTQGFTPDKLPSRACHSVPIFTLPNPLSKLLQKAAKVLFRGSPCQEPRAESPVSGQERVSPSRQAGNWPAVEQSSEVGGDAHPSSAPTPPLSPSSCQAERGSAQDAPLPQAPSPSSVHLLMSRALRPSRSGASGWSVVSAVESVTRVLSRCLENMPLGASATARQPERPCPSPRARCPPPWPRSWAPCTSSLSTCSRSCWRMSQGVPAAPPMPPVSCAAPSRTGRC; encoded by the exons ATGGGGAGGATGGAGCAGCCCACCAGCAGGagggcccaggggcccagcctgAGCTACTTTGTGGAGGATCCTGGGACGGGGACGCTGTACCGCAGGGGCCAGCTCTTGGGCAAG GGAGCTTTTGGCCGGTGCTACAAGTTCACAGACACCTCCACCGGCAAAGTCTACGCAGTCAAGGTCGTCTCACTGTCCCGCGTCGCCCGGCTGGATGGCAGGGGCAAG GTCGAGAGGGAAATCGAGCTGCACCGCCACCTGTGCCACCCCCATGTGGTGGGCTTCCACCGGCACTTTGCTGACCAGGACAATATCTACATGATCTTGGAGTACTGCAGCTGCAAG TCCCTTGCCCATGTCCTGAAGGCCAGGAAACGTCTGACGGAGCCGGAGGTGCGATACTACCTGCGGCAGATCATTGCGGGGCTGCGCTACCTCCACCAGCGAGGCATCATCCACCGAGACCTCAAGCTGA GTAACTTCTTCCTCACGAAGAACATGCAGGTGAAGGTCGGGGATCTGGGGCTGGCGACGAGGGAGGAGCGGGCTGGCCGGAGACGGGG CGTGGTGTGTGGGACGCCCAACTACCTGGCCCCCGAGGTGATCGCCAAGAAGGGGCACTGCTTCCAGTCTGACGTCTGGGCCCTGGGCTGCATCAT GTACACAGCGCTGACAGGCTGCTCCCCCTTCGAGCTGACCCACAAGCAGGAGATGTACCAGTGCATCCGGGAGGGCCGGTACCCCGTCCCCCCCATTCTCTCGCCCAGCGCCAGGGAACTGATCGGCCGCCTgctggcacccagccctgccgAGCGGCCCAGCCTGGACGAGGTGCTGCAGCATGAATTCTTCACCCAG GGCTTCACTCCGGACAAGCTGCCGTCCCGCGCCTGCCACTCGGTGCCCATCTTCACCCTGCCCAACCCACTCAGCAAGCTCCTGCAGAAGGCGGCCAAGGTGCTGTTCAGGGGGTCGCCGTGCCAGGAGCCGCGGGCAG AGAGCCCAGTGTCTGGCCAGGAGCGAGTGAGCCCATCCCGGCAGGCTGGGAACTGGCCCGCTGTGGAGCAGAGCAGCGAGGTAGGAGGGGACgcacaccccagctctgcccccacgcCTCCGCTCTCCCCATCTTCCTGCCAGGCAGAGAGAGGCAGTGCCCAGGacgcacccctgccccaggctcccagcccgtCCTCCGTCCACCTGCTCATGAGCAGAGCTCTCCGGCCCAGCCGCTCTGGTGCCAGCG GCTGGAGTGTGGTGAGTGCGGTGGAGTCGGTCACCAGGGTGCTGAGCCGCTGCCTGGAGAACATGCCCTTGG gcGCATCTGCTACTGCCCGGCAGCCGGAGAGGCCATGTccttcccccagggccaggtgcccgCCGCCCTGGCCCCGAAGCTGGGCACCCTGCACTTCTTCGCTCAGTacatgcagcagaagctgctggag gatgaGCCAGGGGGTCCCAGCAGCCCCCCCGATGccccctgtctcctgtgctgcgCCAAGTCGGACCGGGCGCTGCTGA
- the PLK5 gene encoding inactive serine/threonine-protein kinase PLK5 isoform X3 produces MGRMEQPTSRRAQGPSLSYFVEDPGTGTLYRRGQLLGKGAFGRCYKFTDTSTGKVYAVKVVSLSRVARLDGRGKVEREIELHRHLCHPHVVGFHRHFADQDNIYMILEYCSCKSLAHVLKARKRLTEPEVRYYLRQIIAGLRYLHQRGIIHRDLKLSNFFLTKNMQVKVGDLGLATREERAGRRRGVVCGTPNYLAPEVIAKKGHCFQSDVWALGCIMYTALTGCSPFELTHKQEMYQCIREGRYPVPPILSPSARELIGRLLAPSPAERPSLDEVLQHEFFTQGFTPDKLPSRACHSVPIFTLPNPLSKLLQKAAKVLFRGSPCQEPRAESPVSGQERVSPSRQAGNWPAVEQSSEVGGDAHPSSAPTPPLSPSSCQAERGSAQDAPLPQAPSPSSVHLLMSRALRPSRSGASGWSVVSAVESVTRVLSRCLENMPLAEHNPQPCPAPPGPWVTRRICYCPAAGEAMSFPQGQVPAALAPKLGTLHFFAQYMQQKLLEGQDEPGGPSSPPDAPCLLCCAKSDRALLMLFSNGTLQVNFYHDRTKLVLSCPGGGHLLTLIDRQRVSATFPLGALAAGGCTPALRECLQYALSMAHCL; encoded by the exons ATGGGGAGGATGGAGCAGCCCACCAGCAGGagggcccaggggcccagcctgAGCTACTTTGTGGAGGATCCTGGGACGGGGACGCTGTACCGCAGGGGCCAGCTCTTGGGCAAG GGAGCTTTTGGCCGGTGCTACAAGTTCACAGACACCTCCACCGGCAAAGTCTACGCAGTCAAGGTCGTCTCACTGTCCCGCGTCGCCCGGCTGGATGGCAGGGGCAAG GTCGAGAGGGAAATCGAGCTGCACCGCCACCTGTGCCACCCCCATGTGGTGGGCTTCCACCGGCACTTTGCTGACCAGGACAATATCTACATGATCTTGGAGTACTGCAGCTGCAAG TCCCTTGCCCATGTCCTGAAGGCCAGGAAACGTCTGACGGAGCCGGAGGTGCGATACTACCTGCGGCAGATCATTGCGGGGCTGCGCTACCTCCACCAGCGAGGCATCATCCACCGAGACCTCAAGCTGA GTAACTTCTTCCTCACGAAGAACATGCAGGTGAAGGTCGGGGATCTGGGGCTGGCGACGAGGGAGGAGCGGGCTGGCCGGAGACGGGG CGTGGTGTGTGGGACGCCCAACTACCTGGCCCCCGAGGTGATCGCCAAGAAGGGGCACTGCTTCCAGTCTGACGTCTGGGCCCTGGGCTGCATCAT GTACACAGCGCTGACAGGCTGCTCCCCCTTCGAGCTGACCCACAAGCAGGAGATGTACCAGTGCATCCGGGAGGGCCGGTACCCCGTCCCCCCCATTCTCTCGCCCAGCGCCAGGGAACTGATCGGCCGCCTgctggcacccagccctgccgAGCGGCCCAGCCTGGACGAGGTGCTGCAGCATGAATTCTTCACCCAG GGCTTCACTCCGGACAAGCTGCCGTCCCGCGCCTGCCACTCGGTGCCCATCTTCACCCTGCCCAACCCACTCAGCAAGCTCCTGCAGAAGGCGGCCAAGGTGCTGTTCAGGGGGTCGCCGTGCCAGGAGCCGCGGGCAG AGAGCCCAGTGTCTGGCCAGGAGCGAGTGAGCCCATCCCGGCAGGCTGGGAACTGGCCCGCTGTGGAGCAGAGCAGCGAGGTAGGAGGGGACgcacaccccagctctgcccccacgcCTCCGCTCTCCCCATCTTCCTGCCAGGCAGAGAGAGGCAGTGCCCAGGacgcacccctgccccaggctcccagcccgtCCTCCGTCCACCTGCTCATGAGCAGAGCTCTCCGGCCCAGCCGCTCTGGTGCCAGCG GCTGGAGTGTGGTGAGTGCGGTGGAGTCGGTCACCAGGGTGCTGAGCCGCTGCCTGGAGAACATGCCCTTGG CCGAGCACAACCCACAGCCGTGCCCGGCACCGCCTGGGCCCTGGGTCACCAG gcGCATCTGCTACTGCCCGGCAGCCGGAGAGGCCATGTccttcccccagggccaggtgcccgCCGCCCTGGCCCCGAAGCTGGGCACCCTGCACTTCTTCGCTCAGTacatgcagcagaagctgctggag gggcaggatgaGCCAGGGGGTCCCAGCAGCCCCCCCGATGccccctgtctcctgtgctgcgCCAAGTCGGACCGGGCGCTGCTGATGCTCTTCAGCAACGGGACGCTGCAG GTCAATTTCTATCACGACCGCACCAAGCTGGTGCTGAGCTGCCCAGGCGGTGGGCACCTCCTGACCCTCATCGACCGGCAGCGGGTCAGTGCCACCTTCCCGCTGGGCGCCCTGGCTGCGGggggctgcaccccagccctgcggGAGTGCCTGCAATACGCCCTCAGCATGGCCCACTGCCTGTAG
- the PLK5 gene encoding inactive serine/threonine-protein kinase PLK5 isoform X2, with translation MGRMEQPTSRRAQGPSLSYFVEDPGTGTLYRRGQLLGKGAFGRCYKFTDTSTGKVYAVKVVSLSRVARLDGRGKVEREIELHRHLCHPHVVGFHRHFADQDNIYMILEYCSCKSLAHVLKARKRLTEPEVRYYLRQIIAGLRYLHQRGIIHRDLKLSNFFLTKNMQVKVGDLGLATREERAGRRRGVVCGTPNYLAPEVIAKKGHCFQSDVWALGCIMYTALTGCSPFELTHKQEMYQCIREGRYPVPPILSPSARELIGRLLAPSPAERPSLDEVLQHEFFTQGFTPDKLPSRACHSVPIFTLPNPLSKLLQKAAKVLFRGSPCQEPRAESPVSGQERVSPSRQAGNWPAVEQSSEVGGDAHPSSAPTPPLSPSSCQAERGSAQDAPLPQAPSPSSVHLLMSRALRPSRSGASGWSVVSAVESVTRVLSRCLENMPLAEHNPQPCPAPPGPWVTRWVDYSNKYGFGYLLSDGCTGTLLADGTHLALCPWPPRICYCPAAGEAMSFPQGQVPAALAPKLGTLHFFAQYMQQKLLEDEPGGPSSPPDAPCLLCCAKSDRALLMLFSNGTLQVNFYHDRTKLVLSCPGGGHLLTLIDRQRVSATFPLGALAAGGCTPALRECLQYALSMAHCL, from the exons ATGGGGAGGATGGAGCAGCCCACCAGCAGGagggcccaggggcccagcctgAGCTACTTTGTGGAGGATCCTGGGACGGGGACGCTGTACCGCAGGGGCCAGCTCTTGGGCAAG GGAGCTTTTGGCCGGTGCTACAAGTTCACAGACACCTCCACCGGCAAAGTCTACGCAGTCAAGGTCGTCTCACTGTCCCGCGTCGCCCGGCTGGATGGCAGGGGCAAG GTCGAGAGGGAAATCGAGCTGCACCGCCACCTGTGCCACCCCCATGTGGTGGGCTTCCACCGGCACTTTGCTGACCAGGACAATATCTACATGATCTTGGAGTACTGCAGCTGCAAG TCCCTTGCCCATGTCCTGAAGGCCAGGAAACGTCTGACGGAGCCGGAGGTGCGATACTACCTGCGGCAGATCATTGCGGGGCTGCGCTACCTCCACCAGCGAGGCATCATCCACCGAGACCTCAAGCTGA GTAACTTCTTCCTCACGAAGAACATGCAGGTGAAGGTCGGGGATCTGGGGCTGGCGACGAGGGAGGAGCGGGCTGGCCGGAGACGGGG CGTGGTGTGTGGGACGCCCAACTACCTGGCCCCCGAGGTGATCGCCAAGAAGGGGCACTGCTTCCAGTCTGACGTCTGGGCCCTGGGCTGCATCAT GTACACAGCGCTGACAGGCTGCTCCCCCTTCGAGCTGACCCACAAGCAGGAGATGTACCAGTGCATCCGGGAGGGCCGGTACCCCGTCCCCCCCATTCTCTCGCCCAGCGCCAGGGAACTGATCGGCCGCCTgctggcacccagccctgccgAGCGGCCCAGCCTGGACGAGGTGCTGCAGCATGAATTCTTCACCCAG GGCTTCACTCCGGACAAGCTGCCGTCCCGCGCCTGCCACTCGGTGCCCATCTTCACCCTGCCCAACCCACTCAGCAAGCTCCTGCAGAAGGCGGCCAAGGTGCTGTTCAGGGGGTCGCCGTGCCAGGAGCCGCGGGCAG AGAGCCCAGTGTCTGGCCAGGAGCGAGTGAGCCCATCCCGGCAGGCTGGGAACTGGCCCGCTGTGGAGCAGAGCAGCGAGGTAGGAGGGGACgcacaccccagctctgcccccacgcCTCCGCTCTCCCCATCTTCCTGCCAGGCAGAGAGAGGCAGTGCCCAGGacgcacccctgccccaggctcccagcccgtCCTCCGTCCACCTGCTCATGAGCAGAGCTCTCCGGCCCAGCCGCTCTGGTGCCAGCG GCTGGAGTGTGGTGAGTGCGGTGGAGTCGGTCACCAGGGTGCTGAGCCGCTGCCTGGAGAACATGCCCTTGG CCGAGCACAACCCACAGCCGTGCCCGGCACCGCCTGGGCCCTGGGTCACCAGGTGGGTAGATTATTCCAACAAGTACGGCTTCGGCTACCTGCTATCAGATGGCTGCACTGGCACCCTGCTCGCCGACGGCACCCACCTGGCCCTCTGCCCGTGGCCGCC gcGCATCTGCTACTGCCCGGCAGCCGGAGAGGCCATGTccttcccccagggccaggtgcccgCCGCCCTGGCCCCGAAGCTGGGCACCCTGCACTTCTTCGCTCAGTacatgcagcagaagctgctggag gatgaGCCAGGGGGTCCCAGCAGCCCCCCCGATGccccctgtctcctgtgctgcgCCAAGTCGGACCGGGCGCTGCTGATGCTCTTCAGCAACGGGACGCTGCAG GTCAATTTCTATCACGACCGCACCAAGCTGGTGCTGAGCTGCCCAGGCGGTGGGCACCTCCTGACCCTCATCGACCGGCAGCGGGTCAGTGCCACCTTCCCGCTGGGCGCCCTGGCTGCGGggggctgcaccccagccctgcggGAGTGCCTGCAATACGCCCTCAGCATGGCCCACTGCCTGTAG
- the PLK5 gene encoding inactive serine/threonine-protein kinase PLK5 isoform X1: MGRMEQPTSRRAQGPSLSYFVEDPGTGTLYRRGQLLGKGAFGRCYKFTDTSTGKVYAVKVVSLSRVARLDGRGKVEREIELHRHLCHPHVVGFHRHFADQDNIYMILEYCSCKSLAHVLKARKRLTEPEVRYYLRQIIAGLRYLHQRGIIHRDLKLSNFFLTKNMQVKVGDLGLATREERAGRRRGVVCGTPNYLAPEVIAKKGHCFQSDVWALGCIMYTALTGCSPFELTHKQEMYQCIREGRYPVPPILSPSARELIGRLLAPSPAERPSLDEVLQHEFFTQGFTPDKLPSRACHSVPIFTLPNPLSKLLQKAAKVLFRGSPCQEPRAESPVSGQERVSPSRQAGNWPAVEQSSEVGGDAHPSSAPTPPLSPSSCQAERGSAQDAPLPQAPSPSSVHLLMSRALRPSRSGASGWSVVSAVESVTRVLSRCLENMPLAEHNPQPCPAPPGPWVTRWVDYSNKYGFGYLLSDGCTGTLLADGTHLALCPWPPRICYCPAAGEAMSFPQGQVPAALAPKLGTLHFFAQYMQQKLLEGQDEPGGPSSPPDAPCLLCCAKSDRALLMLFSNGTLQVNFYHDRTKLVLSCPGGGHLLTLIDRQRVSATFPLGALAAGGCTPALRECLQYALSMAHCL; encoded by the exons ATGGGGAGGATGGAGCAGCCCACCAGCAGGagggcccaggggcccagcctgAGCTACTTTGTGGAGGATCCTGGGACGGGGACGCTGTACCGCAGGGGCCAGCTCTTGGGCAAG GGAGCTTTTGGCCGGTGCTACAAGTTCACAGACACCTCCACCGGCAAAGTCTACGCAGTCAAGGTCGTCTCACTGTCCCGCGTCGCCCGGCTGGATGGCAGGGGCAAG GTCGAGAGGGAAATCGAGCTGCACCGCCACCTGTGCCACCCCCATGTGGTGGGCTTCCACCGGCACTTTGCTGACCAGGACAATATCTACATGATCTTGGAGTACTGCAGCTGCAAG TCCCTTGCCCATGTCCTGAAGGCCAGGAAACGTCTGACGGAGCCGGAGGTGCGATACTACCTGCGGCAGATCATTGCGGGGCTGCGCTACCTCCACCAGCGAGGCATCATCCACCGAGACCTCAAGCTGA GTAACTTCTTCCTCACGAAGAACATGCAGGTGAAGGTCGGGGATCTGGGGCTGGCGACGAGGGAGGAGCGGGCTGGCCGGAGACGGGG CGTGGTGTGTGGGACGCCCAACTACCTGGCCCCCGAGGTGATCGCCAAGAAGGGGCACTGCTTCCAGTCTGACGTCTGGGCCCTGGGCTGCATCAT GTACACAGCGCTGACAGGCTGCTCCCCCTTCGAGCTGACCCACAAGCAGGAGATGTACCAGTGCATCCGGGAGGGCCGGTACCCCGTCCCCCCCATTCTCTCGCCCAGCGCCAGGGAACTGATCGGCCGCCTgctggcacccagccctgccgAGCGGCCCAGCCTGGACGAGGTGCTGCAGCATGAATTCTTCACCCAG GGCTTCACTCCGGACAAGCTGCCGTCCCGCGCCTGCCACTCGGTGCCCATCTTCACCCTGCCCAACCCACTCAGCAAGCTCCTGCAGAAGGCGGCCAAGGTGCTGTTCAGGGGGTCGCCGTGCCAGGAGCCGCGGGCAG AGAGCCCAGTGTCTGGCCAGGAGCGAGTGAGCCCATCCCGGCAGGCTGGGAACTGGCCCGCTGTGGAGCAGAGCAGCGAGGTAGGAGGGGACgcacaccccagctctgcccccacgcCTCCGCTCTCCCCATCTTCCTGCCAGGCAGAGAGAGGCAGTGCCCAGGacgcacccctgccccaggctcccagcccgtCCTCCGTCCACCTGCTCATGAGCAGAGCTCTCCGGCCCAGCCGCTCTGGTGCCAGCG GCTGGAGTGTGGTGAGTGCGGTGGAGTCGGTCACCAGGGTGCTGAGCCGCTGCCTGGAGAACATGCCCTTGG CCGAGCACAACCCACAGCCGTGCCCGGCACCGCCTGGGCCCTGGGTCACCAGGTGGGTAGATTATTCCAACAAGTACGGCTTCGGCTACCTGCTATCAGATGGCTGCACTGGCACCCTGCTCGCCGACGGCACCCACCTGGCCCTCTGCCCGTGGCCGCC gcGCATCTGCTACTGCCCGGCAGCCGGAGAGGCCATGTccttcccccagggccaggtgcccgCCGCCCTGGCCCCGAAGCTGGGCACCCTGCACTTCTTCGCTCAGTacatgcagcagaagctgctggag gggcaggatgaGCCAGGGGGTCCCAGCAGCCCCCCCGATGccccctgtctcctgtgctgcgCCAAGTCGGACCGGGCGCTGCTGATGCTCTTCAGCAACGGGACGCTGCAG GTCAATTTCTATCACGACCGCACCAAGCTGGTGCTGAGCTGCCCAGGCGGTGGGCACCTCCTGACCCTCATCGACCGGCAGCGGGTCAGTGCCACCTTCCCGCTGGGCGCCCTGGCTGCGGggggctgcaccccagccctgcggGAGTGCCTGCAATACGCCCTCAGCATGGCCCACTGCCTGTAG
- the PLK5 gene encoding inactive serine/threonine-protein kinase PLK5 isoform X4: protein MGRMEQPTSRRAQGPSLSYFVEDPGTGTLYRRGQLLGKGAFGRCYKFTDTSTGKVYAVKVVSLSRVARLDGRGKVEREIELHRHLCHPHVVGFHRHFADQDNIYMILEYCSCKSLAHVLKARKRLTEPEVRYYLRQIIAGLRYLHQRGIIHRDLKLSNFFLTKNMQVKVGDLGLATREERAGRRRGVVCGTPNYLAPEVIAKKGHCFQSDVWALGCIMYTALTGCSPFELTHKQEMYQCIREGRYPVPPILSPSARELIGRLLAPSPAERPSLDEVLQHEFFTQGFTPDKLPSRACHSVPIFTLPNPLSKLLQKAAKVLFRGSPCQEPRAGRERQCPGRTPAPGSQPVLRPPAHEQSSPAQPLWCQRLECGECGGVGHQGAEPLPGEHALGRICYCPAAGEAMSFPQGQVPAALAPKLGTLHFFAQYMQQKLLEGQDEPGGPSSPPDAPCLLCCAKSDRALLMLFSNGTLQVNFYHDRTKLVLSCPGGGHLLTLIDRQRVSATFPLGALAAGGCTPALRECLQYALSMAHCL from the exons ATGGGGAGGATGGAGCAGCCCACCAGCAGGagggcccaggggcccagcctgAGCTACTTTGTGGAGGATCCTGGGACGGGGACGCTGTACCGCAGGGGCCAGCTCTTGGGCAAG GGAGCTTTTGGCCGGTGCTACAAGTTCACAGACACCTCCACCGGCAAAGTCTACGCAGTCAAGGTCGTCTCACTGTCCCGCGTCGCCCGGCTGGATGGCAGGGGCAAG GTCGAGAGGGAAATCGAGCTGCACCGCCACCTGTGCCACCCCCATGTGGTGGGCTTCCACCGGCACTTTGCTGACCAGGACAATATCTACATGATCTTGGAGTACTGCAGCTGCAAG TCCCTTGCCCATGTCCTGAAGGCCAGGAAACGTCTGACGGAGCCGGAGGTGCGATACTACCTGCGGCAGATCATTGCGGGGCTGCGCTACCTCCACCAGCGAGGCATCATCCACCGAGACCTCAAGCTGA GTAACTTCTTCCTCACGAAGAACATGCAGGTGAAGGTCGGGGATCTGGGGCTGGCGACGAGGGAGGAGCGGGCTGGCCGGAGACGGGG CGTGGTGTGTGGGACGCCCAACTACCTGGCCCCCGAGGTGATCGCCAAGAAGGGGCACTGCTTCCAGTCTGACGTCTGGGCCCTGGGCTGCATCAT GTACACAGCGCTGACAGGCTGCTCCCCCTTCGAGCTGACCCACAAGCAGGAGATGTACCAGTGCATCCGGGAGGGCCGGTACCCCGTCCCCCCCATTCTCTCGCCCAGCGCCAGGGAACTGATCGGCCGCCTgctggcacccagccctgccgAGCGGCCCAGCCTGGACGAGGTGCTGCAGCATGAATTCTTCACCCAG GGCTTCACTCCGGACAAGCTGCCGTCCCGCGCCTGCCACTCGGTGCCCATCTTCACCCTGCCCAACCCACTCAGCAAGCTCCTGCAGAAGGCGGCCAAGGTGCTGTTCAGGGGGTCGCCGTGCCAGGAGCCGCGGGCAG GCAGAGAGAGGCAGTGCCCAGGacgcacccctgccccaggctcccagcccgtCCTCCGTCCACCTGCTCATGAGCAGAGCTCTCCGGCCCAGCCGCTCTGGTGCCAGCG GCTGGAGTGTGGTGAGTGCGGTGGAGTCGGTCACCAGGGTGCTGAGCCGCTGCCTGGAGAACATGCCCTTGG gcGCATCTGCTACTGCCCGGCAGCCGGAGAGGCCATGTccttcccccagggccaggtgcccgCCGCCCTGGCCCCGAAGCTGGGCACCCTGCACTTCTTCGCTCAGTacatgcagcagaagctgctggag gggcaggatgaGCCAGGGGGTCCCAGCAGCCCCCCCGATGccccctgtctcctgtgctgcgCCAAGTCGGACCGGGCGCTGCTGATGCTCTTCAGCAACGGGACGCTGCAG GTCAATTTCTATCACGACCGCACCAAGCTGGTGCTGAGCTGCCCAGGCGGTGGGCACCTCCTGACCCTCATCGACCGGCAGCGGGTCAGTGCCACCTTCCCGCTGGGCGCCCTGGCTGCGGggggctgcaccccagccctgcggGAGTGCCTGCAATACGCCCTCAGCATGGCCCACTGCCTGTAG